The following are encoded together in the Actinoplanes sp. N902-109 genome:
- a CDS encoding acyl-CoA dehydrogenase gives MTHYKSNLRDLEFNLFEVFGADRAFGQAPYDGIDVDTARDVLAEVNRLAREDLAASYTDADRNPPRFDPATHTAPLPESFKKSYAHFMASEFWRLDLPESLGGTLAPRALWWAIAEQVLGANAPVWMYSSGPSFAHVVEVEGTPEQKKWAQLFVDKQWGSTMVLTEPDAGSDVGAGRTRAIPQPDGSWHIEGVKRFITSGEHDLSDNIIHYVLARPVGVEGAGGPGTKGLSLFIVPKYHFDAETGELGERNGVYATNVEHKMGLKVSNTCEMTFGEHGTPAKGWLLGDVHQGIRQMFMIIEYARMMVGTKAIATLSTGYLNALEYAKNRVQGADLTENSNKAAPRVTITHHPDVRRSLMLQKAYAEGLRSLVIYTATWQDKVAIAQAAGDTEAAKTASKVNDLLLPLVKGVGSERAYELLGHESLQTYGGSGFLQDYPLEQYVRDAKIDTLYEGTTAIQSLDLIFRKIVKDGGGALATIAGAMQQFVESEAGNGQLKVERLALGRALGEMQAILGVQMGWLQAVQGGDTRELYKVGLTSRRVLLALGDVTVAWLLLRGAEVALQKLGTELSAADKAFYEGKVAAARFFAREVLPRIGADRRIIEATTLDLMDLPEEAF, from the coding sequence ATGACTCACTACAAGAGCAACCTGCGCGACCTCGAGTTCAACCTCTTCGAGGTCTTCGGTGCCGATCGTGCCTTCGGCCAGGCGCCGTACGACGGCATCGACGTGGACACCGCGCGGGACGTGCTTGCCGAGGTCAACCGCCTCGCCCGCGAGGACCTCGCGGCCAGCTACACCGACGCCGACCGCAACCCGCCGCGGTTCGACCCGGCGACGCACACCGCACCGCTGCCCGAGTCGTTCAAGAAGTCGTACGCGCACTTCATGGCCTCGGAGTTCTGGCGGCTCGACCTGCCCGAGAGCCTCGGCGGCACGCTCGCCCCGCGGGCGCTGTGGTGGGCCATCGCCGAGCAGGTGCTGGGCGCGAACGCCCCGGTGTGGATGTACTCCTCCGGCCCCTCCTTCGCGCACGTCGTCGAGGTCGAGGGCACCCCGGAGCAGAAGAAGTGGGCCCAGCTCTTCGTCGACAAGCAGTGGGGTTCGACGATGGTGCTGACCGAGCCGGACGCCGGTTCCGACGTCGGCGCCGGCCGCACCCGCGCGATCCCGCAGCCGGACGGCTCGTGGCACATCGAGGGCGTCAAGCGCTTCATCACCTCGGGTGAGCACGACCTCAGCGACAACATCATCCACTATGTGCTCGCGCGTCCCGTGGGCGTCGAGGGCGCGGGTGGCCCGGGCACCAAGGGCCTGTCGCTGTTCATCGTGCCGAAGTACCACTTCGACGCCGAGACCGGCGAGCTGGGCGAGCGCAACGGCGTCTACGCCACCAACGTCGAGCACAAGATGGGCCTCAAGGTCTCCAACACCTGTGAGATGACCTTCGGCGAGCACGGCACCCCGGCCAAGGGCTGGCTGCTCGGCGACGTGCACCAGGGCATCCGGCAGATGTTCATGATCATCGAGTACGCCCGGATGATGGTCGGCACCAAGGCGATCGCCACCCTGTCGACGGGCTACCTGAACGCATTGGAGTACGCGAAGAACCGCGTCCAGGGCGCCGACCTCACCGAGAATTCCAACAAGGCCGCACCGCGGGTCACCATCACCCACCACCCGGACGTACGCCGCTCGCTGATGCTGCAGAAGGCGTACGCGGAGGGTCTGCGGTCCTTGGTCATCTACACCGCGACCTGGCAGGACAAGGTCGCGATCGCCCAGGCGGCCGGCGACACCGAGGCCGCGAAGACCGCCAGCAAGGTCAACGACCTGCTGCTGCCGCTGGTCAAGGGCGTGGGCTCGGAGCGGGCCTACGAGCTGCTCGGGCACGAGTCGTTGCAGACCTACGGCGGCTCCGGCTTCCTGCAGGACTACCCGCTCGAGCAGTACGTCCGCGACGCCAAGATCGACACCCTGTACGAGGGCACCACCGCGATCCAGAGCCTCGACCTGATCTTCCGCAAGATCGTCAAGGACGGCGGCGGCGCGCTGGCCACGATCGCCGGTGCGATGCAGCAGTTCGTCGAGAGCGAGGCCGGCAACGGTCAGCTCAAGGTCGAGCGGCTCGCGCTGGGCCGCGCACTCGGCGAGATGCAGGCCATCCTCGGCGTGCAGATGGGCTGGCTGCAGGCGGTGCAGGGTGGCGACACCCGCGAGCTCTACAAGGTCGGCCTGACCTCCCGCCGGGTGCTGCTGGCGCTCGGTGACGTCACGGTCGCGTGGCTGCTGCTGCGCGGCGCCGAGGTCGCCCTGCAGAAGCTGGGCACCGAGCTGAGTGCCGCCGACAAGGCGTTCTACGAGGGCAAGGTGGCCGCGGCTCGGTTCTTCGCCCGCGAGGTGCTGCCGCGCATCGGTGCTGACCGCCGGATCATCGAGGCCACCACGCTCGACCTGATGGACCTGCCCGAAGAAGCTTTCTGA
- a CDS encoding histidine phosphatase family protein, which yields MSTRTLVLLRHAKAEPGGELPDIDRQLTATGRANADAAGAWLADQRLHPQLVLCSPAVRTRQTWHGVAVALAQAAPDGGGPEVHYEPGLYHGGRTEVIDLLRAVPDTVRTVLIIGHNPTMSDVSVLLRPYEEMGLAEALRTSGLAVHRAEGPWSGTEPGAMSRVTTHTARG from the coding sequence ATGAGCACGCGAACCCTCGTCCTGCTGCGGCACGCCAAGGCCGAGCCCGGCGGCGAACTTCCCGACATCGACCGTCAGCTGACCGCGACGGGACGGGCCAACGCCGACGCCGCCGGGGCCTGGCTGGCTGACCAGCGGCTGCACCCGCAGCTGGTGCTCTGCTCGCCCGCGGTGCGCACCCGGCAGACCTGGCACGGCGTGGCGGTCGCACTGGCCCAGGCGGCCCCCGACGGCGGCGGTCCCGAGGTCCACTACGAGCCGGGGCTCTACCACGGGGGTCGCACCGAGGTCATCGACCTGCTGCGGGCGGTGCCGGACACCGTACGGACGGTCCTGATCATTGGTCATAATCCCACCATGTCCGATGTGTCGGTGCTGCTCCGACCGTACGAGGAGATGGGTCTTGCCGAGGCCTTGCGCACCTCGGGGCTGGCGGTGCACCGCGCGGAGGGACCCTGGTCGGGCACCGAGCCGGGCGCGATGTCGCGGGTCACGACGCACACCGCCAGGGGCTGA
- a CDS encoding LamG-like jellyroll fold domain-containing protein, with protein MRVTRRSSISALVATAIVGAGMLGVAHFAQRSDAAPRLAPIAVPQAAAGVLTNVRVAAPVKPGKVGVADEPVSLRYTFDGGVNRPITDTHGGHELRPQGQNGGTLSLVPQGDGLAVQYPERCTLLPEKECPRAILEGERDDDLNPGTHPLRYGASVLMTHADLADGANVVQKGYSVGGGSQFKLQVDHEQGHPSCVIAGRSHIYRAEPAVDVADGAWHELGCVRTGNSLTLSIDGAERASVSVPRDLSIANAAPLRVGGKGPNKGNDQFAGQIDNVFLAIG; from the coding sequence ATGCGCGTGACACGTCGGTCCTCGATCAGTGCCTTGGTAGCCACCGCCATCGTCGGCGCAGGAATGCTCGGGGTGGCCCACTTCGCGCAGCGCAGCGATGCGGCGCCGAGGCTGGCGCCGATCGCCGTACCTCAGGCAGCCGCCGGTGTCCTCACCAATGTGCGCGTCGCGGCGCCGGTCAAACCCGGCAAGGTGGGCGTGGCCGACGAGCCGGTCAGCCTGCGCTACACCTTCGACGGTGGCGTCAACCGGCCGATCACGGACACCCACGGCGGCCACGAGCTGCGCCCCCAGGGCCAGAACGGCGGGACGCTGAGCCTGGTGCCGCAGGGCGACGGGCTGGCCGTGCAGTACCCCGAACGGTGCACACTGCTGCCGGAGAAGGAGTGCCCGCGCGCCATCCTCGAAGGTGAACGGGACGACGACCTGAACCCCGGCACCCACCCCTTGCGGTACGGCGCATCCGTGCTGATGACCCACGCCGACCTCGCCGACGGGGCGAACGTGGTGCAGAAAGGCTATTCGGTGGGCGGCGGCAGCCAGTTCAAGCTGCAGGTCGACCACGAGCAGGGGCACCCGAGCTGTGTGATCGCCGGCCGGTCGCACATCTATCGCGCCGAACCGGCCGTGGATGTCGCTGACGGGGCTTGGCACGAGCTCGGCTGCGTCCGTACCGGGAACAGCCTGACGTTGAGCATCGACGGCGCGGAACGCGCGTCGGTGAGCGTGCCCCGAGATCTTTCCATCGCGAACGCGGCGCCGCTGCGCGTCGGCGGCAAGGGCCCGAACAAGGGCAACGACCAGTTCGCCGGTCAGATCGACAACGTGTTCCTGGCGATCGGCTGA
- a CDS encoding phosphotransferase family protein — MDEVEVVVAHSQRATLRVGDVFLKVDVDPAHADIEVRAMALAPVPTPPVLWREPPALAIAAVPGKALGVLGEPSTASSSAWAAAGATIRKLHDAPLPPWPGRHLDEVAAELDRECAWLLANAVLPPEVIRRNREIAEAALRPWKPRFIHGDLQITHVFVDGDEVTGIIDWSEAAPGDAMSDLAILTLGHEERLDDLLAGYGPDADRDMIRAWWSLRSLVASRWLIEHGFDPDTPGCEFDVLRALAL; from the coding sequence ATGGACGAGGTCGAAGTCGTCGTTGCCCACAGCCAGCGCGCGACACTCCGGGTCGGGGACGTGTTCCTGAAGGTCGACGTCGACCCGGCACACGCCGACATCGAGGTGCGGGCGATGGCGTTGGCACCCGTTCCGACCCCGCCAGTCCTCTGGCGCGAGCCACCCGCGCTCGCCATCGCCGCCGTTCCCGGCAAGGCGCTCGGCGTCCTCGGCGAACCGTCAACCGCGTCGTCCTCCGCGTGGGCCGCGGCAGGTGCCACCATCCGCAAGCTGCACGACGCGCCCCTGCCGCCGTGGCCGGGCCGCCACCTCGACGAGGTGGCGGCGGAACTCGACCGGGAATGCGCGTGGCTGCTCGCCAACGCCGTGCTGCCGCCCGAGGTGATCCGGCGCAACCGCGAGATCGCCGAGGCCGCACTCCGCCCGTGGAAGCCCCGGTTCATCCACGGCGACCTGCAGATCACCCACGTCTTCGTCGACGGCGACGAGGTCACCGGCATCATCGACTGGTCGGAGGCGGCCCCCGGTGACGCCATGTCCGACCTCGCCATCCTGACCCTCGGGCACGAGGAACGCCTGGACGATCTGCTCGCCGGCTACGGCCCCGACGCAGACCGCGACATGATCCGCGCCTGGTGGTCCCTGCGCAGCCTGGTGGCCTCACGCTGGCTGATCGAACACGGCTTCGACCCGGACACCCCCGGCTGCGAATTCGACGTCCTACGAGCCCTGGCACTCTGA
- the dcd gene encoding dCTP deaminase, whose amino-acid sequence MLLSDRDLVSEIKSGTLGLEPFEPELMQPSSIDVRLDRFFRVFNNHLYTHIDPAERQDDLTALVEVAGGEPFVLHPGEFVLASTLEVITLGDQLAGRLEGKSSLGRLGLLTHSTAGFIDPGFSGHVTLELSNVANLPIKLWPGMKIGQLCIFRLSGPAEHPYGSAVYGSRYQGQRGPTPSRSSHNWRTWPTS is encoded by the coding sequence ATGCTGCTCTCCGACCGTGACCTGGTCTCCGAGATCAAGTCGGGCACCCTCGGCCTTGAGCCCTTCGAGCCGGAGCTGATGCAGCCGTCCAGCATCGACGTACGGCTCGACCGCTTCTTCCGGGTGTTCAACAACCACCTCTACACGCACATCGACCCGGCCGAGCGCCAGGACGACCTGACCGCGCTGGTGGAGGTGGCCGGCGGGGAGCCGTTCGTGCTGCACCCGGGTGAGTTCGTGCTGGCCTCGACGCTTGAGGTGATCACGCTGGGCGATCAGCTCGCCGGCCGGCTGGAGGGCAAGAGCAGCTTGGGGCGGCTGGGCCTGCTGACCCATTCCACCGCGGGCTTCATCGATCCGGGCTTCTCCGGCCACGTCACCCTCGAGCTGTCCAACGTGGCCAATCTGCCGATCAAGCTGTGGCCCGGCATGAAGATCGGCCAGCTGTGCATCTTCCGGCTGTCGGGCCCGGCCGAGCACCCGTACGGATCAGCGGTCTACGGCTCGCGTTACCAAGGTCAGCGCGGCCCCACGCCGAGCCGCAGCTCGCACAACTGGCGCACCTGGCCGACCAGCTGA
- a CDS encoding phosphoribosyltransferase, with protein sequence MSADLRALLRATFRWTEPEPGSGLLVSDRSGWWRSPQVLDGLGPGLAGLFPGARPTVVISPEVTGFLVGPLVARALGAGFVEAYREGARRPIAEPMTWVDVPADHRGDAQRLGIRTHLLGTGDSALIVDDWAVTGAQSGALTSLLTGLGATVVGTAVIVNECPPGSAHDIRGLLTGDDI encoded by the coding sequence GTGTCAGCCGACCTTCGTGCCCTGCTGAGGGCGACCTTCCGCTGGACCGAGCCGGAACCGGGCAGCGGGCTGCTCGTCAGCGACCGCTCGGGATGGTGGCGCTCCCCACAGGTCCTCGACGGCCTCGGCCCCGGACTCGCCGGACTCTTCCCCGGCGCCCGCCCGACCGTGGTCATCTCCCCCGAGGTCACCGGCTTCCTGGTGGGCCCGCTGGTCGCCCGCGCCCTCGGGGCCGGCTTCGTCGAGGCCTACCGCGAAGGCGCCCGCCGTCCCATCGCCGAGCCGATGACCTGGGTGGACGTTCCAGCGGACCACCGCGGCGACGCGCAACGCCTGGGCATCAGAACCCATCTTCTCGGTACGGGCGACAGCGCGCTGATAGTCGACGACTGGGCCGTCACCGGCGCGCAATCAGGCGCCCTGACCAGCCTGCTCACCGGCCTGGGCGCGACCGTGGTGGGCACCGCCGTGATCGTCAACGAATGCCCACCCGGCTCGGCGCACGACATCCGCGGCCTGCTCACCGGCGACGACATCTAG
- a CDS encoding PP2C family protein-serine/threonine phosphatase: protein MLFGVPMAKLPAARNPLTTRSRAGLGAALVLLVALSGLAVSDHGEAHYVGLFAIVPLVAAVFAWWQPVLGVGVLATVVGAGFTAASGGVDAAGLINVLGIALGTGLGAEVARMRQRQEERVAELWKLATVAQQAVLRPLGPQVGALAVAGRYISASTSADIGGDLYEALDTPYGVRIIIGDVRGKGLDAVRLASIVLGSYRHVAYERADLRAVVTDLDRAVARVVGDEDFVTAALVEERGGTLTIVNCGHPAPLLLRRGTVITLEPPSPAPPLGFMPVARPRVERLEPGDRLLLFTDGLGEARRDGEFFPTTDRAWRLLGHGTVGDGLASLETALVDWVQGQLDDDIALVLLEYAGPGAGPAVPMPSWEVGAAGS from the coding sequence ATGCTGTTCGGCGTACCCATGGCGAAGCTCCCGGCGGCCAGAAATCCGCTCACCACCAGATCCCGTGCCGGTCTCGGCGCGGCCCTCGTGCTGCTCGTGGCGCTGTCCGGGCTGGCAGTGTCCGATCACGGCGAGGCGCACTACGTCGGGTTGTTCGCGATCGTCCCGCTCGTGGCTGCTGTGTTCGCCTGGTGGCAGCCTGTGCTGGGAGTGGGTGTGCTGGCCACCGTCGTCGGTGCGGGTTTCACGGCGGCCAGCGGTGGGGTGGACGCCGCCGGGTTGATCAATGTGCTGGGGATCGCGCTCGGCACCGGGCTGGGTGCCGAGGTCGCGCGCATGCGCCAGCGGCAGGAGGAACGGGTCGCCGAGTTGTGGAAGCTCGCCACGGTGGCCCAGCAGGCGGTGCTGCGCCCGCTCGGTCCGCAGGTCGGCGCGCTGGCGGTGGCCGGTCGCTACATCTCCGCCTCCACCTCCGCGGACATCGGCGGCGATCTGTACGAAGCGTTGGACACCCCGTACGGCGTGCGCATCATCATCGGTGACGTACGCGGCAAGGGCCTGGACGCGGTCCGGCTGGCCAGCATCGTGCTGGGGTCCTACCGGCACGTGGCCTACGAGCGTGCCGACCTGCGGGCGGTCGTCACCGATCTGGACCGGGCGGTGGCCCGGGTGGTCGGTGACGAGGACTTCGTGACCGCTGCCCTGGTCGAGGAGCGCGGTGGCACGCTGACGATCGTCAACTGTGGACATCCGGCGCCGTTGTTGCTGCGCCGGGGCACGGTGATCACCCTGGAGCCGCCGTCGCCCGCGCCGCCGCTGGGGTTCATGCCGGTGGCGCGCCCACGGGTGGAGCGGCTGGAGCCCGGTGACCGGTTGTTGTTGTTCACCGACGGGCTGGGTGAGGCGCGCCGCGACGGTGAGTTCTTCCCGACGACGGATCGCGCCTGGCGGCTGCTCGGTCACGGCACGGTCGGCGACGGTCTGGCGTCGTTGGAGACCGCTCTGGTCGACTGGGTGCAGGGGCAGCTCGACGACGACATCGCCCTGGTGCTGCTGGAGTACGCCGGGCCCGGTGCCGGCCCGGCCGTACCCATGCCCAGCTGGGAAGTCGGTGCCGCCGGCAGCTAG
- a CDS encoding nuclear transport factor 2 family protein, with the protein MDELADRAELIELMSRYADIADLKDFNDLPRRVFTDPITLDFASVAGIPPMSLPLSDYLETLRGTFERFQATHHVISGHVVTVRGDSATIHAHVRAEHFTPGADRWLVVGFYDNEAVRTADGWRLSRVCLTASYQENAPLTAR; encoded by the coding sequence ATGGACGAGCTTGCTGACCGCGCCGAACTGATCGAGCTGATGAGCCGATACGCCGACATAGCGGACCTCAAGGACTTCAACGATCTGCCTCGGCGAGTGTTCACCGACCCGATCACCCTGGACTTCGCGTCGGTCGCCGGCATCCCGCCGATGTCCCTGCCGCTCAGCGACTACCTCGAGACCCTGCGTGGCACCTTCGAGCGCTTCCAGGCCACCCATCACGTCATCTCCGGCCACGTGGTCACGGTTCGCGGCGACTCGGCGACCATCCACGCCCACGTCAGGGCCGAGCACTTCACCCCGGGAGCGGACCGCTGGCTGGTGGTCGGTTTCTACGACAACGAAGCCGTCCGTACGGCGGACGGGTGGCGCCTCAGCCGGGTGTGCCTCACCGCGTCCTACCAGGAGAATGCGCCGCTGACTGCTCGATAG
- a CDS encoding pyridoxamine 5'-phosphate oxidase family protein: MASWSEFASAEPELASAIRALFQQYGPGMGYLATVRADGGPRVHPVSPVVTDEGLYCFLVDSAKRRDLERDGRYALHSYPPEESDDEAYLTGHATPVTDHTVITRLADALHASPAVDWRLFELTIDSAMLRRHGPAGALPLAMSLRFPPITLTWHAPPATTTVSLSAPLRRRPGSPLPSSTAAPDAALSLAAVP; the protein is encoded by the coding sequence ATGGCATCCTGGTCCGAATTTGCCTCCGCCGAGCCCGAGCTGGCCTCGGCCATCCGCGCGCTGTTCCAGCAGTACGGCCCCGGCATGGGCTACCTCGCGACCGTGCGCGCCGACGGCGGCCCCCGCGTGCACCCGGTCTCCCCGGTCGTCACCGACGAGGGGCTGTATTGCTTCCTGGTGGATTCCGCCAAACGCCGCGACCTCGAACGGGACGGCCGCTACGCGCTGCACTCCTATCCCCCGGAAGAGAGCGACGACGAGGCCTACCTGACCGGCCACGCCACCCCGGTCACCGACCACACCGTCATCACCCGCCTGGCGGATGCCCTGCACGCCTCCCCCGCCGTCGACTGGCGCCTCTTCGAGCTCACCATCGATTCCGCCATGCTCCGCCGCCACGGCCCCGCCGGCGCCCTCCCCCTCGCCATGAGCCTCCGCTTCCCACCCATCACCCTCACCTGGCACGCCCCACCCGCCACCACCACCGTCTCTCTATCCGCCCCCCTCCGCCGCCGCCCCGGCTCCCCGCTCCCCTCCTCGACGGCTGCGCCTGACGCTGCGCTCTCCTTGGCGGCTGTGCCCTGA
- a CDS encoding DUF6458 family protein — MGIGGSIFLLALGAILAFAVNANISGLDINVVGYVLMLAGLVGLILTLYFWNSRRRPAAAVVDERQVVRDEPVYRDGQVVQEYHHTTRRQSPPPPPPSYGA; from the coding sequence ATGGGCATCGGCGGAAGTATTTTCCTTCTCGCGTTGGGGGCGATCCTTGCGTTCGCCGTCAACGCCAACATCAGCGGCCTCGATATCAACGTCGTGGGCTATGTTTTGATGCTGGCCGGTCTGGTCGGCCTCATCCTGACGCTCTACTTCTGGAACAGCCGGCGTCGTCCGGCGGCCGCGGTCGTCGATGAGCGCCAGGTCGTGCGGGACGAGCCGGTCTACCGCGACGGCCAGGTCGTGCAGGAGTACCACCACACCACCCGGCGTCAGTCGCCGCCCCCGCCGCCGCCGTCGTACGGCGCCTGA
- a CDS encoding TetR/AcrR family transcriptional regulator — translation MPRIKAASIGEHHEKVWADLAEAMRQLLLERDYDSITMGHIAARAGLARNTLYNYASDKTALVLALSHRAGRPAVEQVTAIAAHTETPAADRIRQIITVVLEASTDPALQLMFRPGSGQPITQLPKGPGGPLHEIVVEVENVVRAGLARQEFRDVGDVPLTVELLAGVMRAGAERIGRDPSAFAATVQTAEHIILASLLRVLD, via the coding sequence ATGCCGCGCATCAAAGCAGCCAGCATCGGGGAGCACCACGAGAAGGTGTGGGCCGACCTCGCCGAGGCGATGCGCCAGCTGCTCCTGGAACGAGACTACGACTCGATCACCATGGGCCACATCGCCGCCCGTGCCGGCCTCGCGCGCAACACCCTCTACAACTACGCCAGCGACAAGACCGCGCTGGTGCTAGCCCTGAGTCACCGAGCCGGCCGGCCCGCCGTCGAACAAGTCACCGCCATCGCCGCCCACACCGAGACCCCGGCCGCGGACCGGATCCGGCAAATCATCACCGTGGTGCTGGAAGCCTCCACGGACCCGGCCCTGCAGCTGATGTTCCGGCCCGGCTCCGGCCAGCCCATCACCCAGCTGCCCAAGGGGCCGGGCGGCCCGCTGCACGAGATCGTGGTCGAGGTCGAGAACGTCGTCCGGGCCGGCCTCGCCCGCCAGGAGTTCCGCGACGTCGGTGACGTACCACTGACGGTTGAGCTGCTCGCCGGAGTGATGCGCGCCGGCGCCGAACGCATCGGCCGCGACCCCTCGGCCTTCGCTGCCACGGTCCAGACCGCCGAACACATCATCCTCGCGTCGTTGCTGCGGGTGCTAGATTGA
- a CDS encoding YciI family protein, with the protein MYLMISTYQAPLDKVDEARADHLAFLAGLEERGLVVSAGRQEPAVGGVVILGVPTEAEAVELMAQDPYVQRGLADYKAIGWQPSRGVLADWKPAADR; encoded by the coding sequence ATGTACCTGATGATTTCGACGTACCAGGCGCCCCTCGACAAGGTCGACGAGGCACGGGCGGACCACCTGGCGTTCCTCGCCGGGCTGGAGGAGCGCGGCCTGGTCGTGTCGGCCGGCCGGCAGGAACCTGCGGTCGGCGGCGTGGTCATCCTCGGTGTGCCGACCGAGGCCGAGGCGGTCGAGCTGATGGCGCAGGACCCGTACGTGCAGCGCGGCCTGGCCGACTACAAGGCCATCGGCTGGCAACCCAGCCGCGGCGTCCTGGCCGACTGGAAGCCGGCGGCCGACCGCTGA
- a CDS encoding META domain-containing protein, which yields MASTGFTGYDWQVIAISHEGQQTSIPAGTQVALRFSPSGQFGANDSVNFRSGTYRTTSDGFTIGDLFTTLVGYSGDNPAVLLAMSALDSFDSGVHATATLTGDRLVVAVGSYTLTCHRGAPRADDPAAASTDG from the coding sequence GTGGCTTCAACCGGGTTCACCGGGTACGACTGGCAGGTCATCGCGATCAGCCACGAGGGCCAGCAAACGAGCATTCCGGCGGGTACGCAGGTCGCGTTGCGGTTCTCCCCGAGCGGCCAGTTCGGCGCCAACGACAGCGTCAACTTCCGCAGCGGGACCTACCGTACGACCAGCGACGGCTTCACGATCGGCGACCTGTTCACCACGCTGGTCGGCTACAGCGGCGACAACCCGGCCGTCCTCCTGGCAATGAGCGCGCTGGACTCCTTCGACAGCGGCGTCCACGCAACGGCCACCCTGACCGGCGACCGGCTCGTGGTCGCAGTCGGCTCGTACACGCTCACCTGCCACCGCGGCGCCCCCCGAGCCGACGACCCAGCCGCGGCGAGTACGGACGGATAG
- a CDS encoding LLM class F420-dependent oxidoreductase, protein MDSLRRFGLWTAGRNWPDTPAEVAAAAAEIEQLGFGSLWIGGSPADDLALPEAILAATSRLIVGTSIVDIWRSDPAVLQASFTRIDDACPGRFVLGLGMGHAPATEATGQRYVRPLTKLRGFLGQLPSVPEEKRMLAALGPKALGLAAEASAGALPYLVPPEHTADARRILGPDRLLVPEHKIILSDDADTARATGRKAIAHYLALPNYTNNLRRYGMTDEDFAGEGSDRWVDTLVAWGDDATVKSRVLEHFEAGADAVALQVLGTSPLPMPEIRRAAALFLS, encoded by the coding sequence ATGGACTCTCTCAGGCGCTTCGGACTGTGGACCGCCGGTCGTAACTGGCCGGACACCCCGGCGGAGGTCGCCGCGGCCGCCGCGGAGATCGAGCAGCTGGGCTTCGGCTCATTGTGGATCGGCGGCAGCCCGGCCGACGACCTGGCGCTGCCCGAGGCGATCCTGGCGGCGACGTCCCGGCTGATCGTCGGCACCAGCATCGTGGACATCTGGCGCAGCGATCCGGCGGTGCTCCAGGCCAGTTTCACCCGGATCGACGACGCCTGCCCCGGGCGGTTCGTGCTGGGTCTCGGCATGGGGCATGCGCCTGCCACCGAGGCGACCGGCCAGCGCTATGTCCGTCCGTTGACCAAGCTCCGTGGCTTCCTGGGGCAGCTCCCGTCCGTACCGGAAGAAAAGCGCATGCTGGCCGCCCTGGGTCCCAAGGCGCTCGGTCTCGCGGCCGAGGCGTCGGCCGGGGCGCTGCCCTATCTCGTGCCGCCGGAGCACACCGCCGACGCGCGGCGCATCCTCGGACCGGATCGGCTGCTCGTCCCGGAACACAAAATCATCCTGTCCGACGACGCCGACACCGCCCGGGCCACCGGCAGGAAGGCCATCGCCCACTACCTCGCCCTGCCCAACTACACCAACAACCTGCGGCGTTACGGCATGACCGACGAGGACTTCGCCGGCGAGGGCAGCGATCGCTGGGTCGACACGCTGGTCGCCTGGGGCGACGACGCCACGGTCAAGTCGCGGGTCCTCGAGCACTTCGAGGCCGGGGCCGACGCCGTGGCGCTGCAGGTGCTGGGCACTTCGCCGCTGCCCATGCCCGAGATCCGCCGCGCCGCTGCGCTGTTCCTCAGCTAG